GGCTCGATCAACGTCGAGGCGCTGGCGCTCATGGGCGCCGTCAACGTCGCGGGCCCCGGCGGCAGCCTGGCCCAGGTCTCGCCCGAGGACGTGGTGGCCTGGGCGCCCGAGGTGATCGTCGCCCTCGATCCCGCCTTCGCGGCGGCGGCGCGGCAGGATCCCCTCTGGCAGGCGACGCCGGCTCTGCGAACGAATCGCCTGCATGTCAGCCCGTCGCTTCCCTTCGGCTGGGTCGATTTCCCGCCCTCGGTCAACCGGCTGCTGGGCCTGTGGTGGCTGGGGAAAATCCTCTACCCGGCGCAATTCCCGGAGGACATCCGGGCGGTCGCCCGCGATCTCTCGGGGCAGCTCTACCACGTGGTGCCGGACGACCCGGCTCTCGACCGCCTGCTGGCGGGAACTCCATGAGCGGCACCGCGCAGGTTGTCGCCCTGTTGGGCGCTCGGGCCGCGCGACTCGGCGGGCCCTGGCTCGCGCTCCTCGCCCTGGTGCTCGCCGCCGCCCTCGCCTTCGGGGTCGGTCGCTACCCGGTCTCGCTCCTCGACGTCGCCCGGGTCCTCGTCGGCCGCCTCGCCGGCCACGCGCCGGACGTGGCGCCGGCGGTCGAGGCGGTGGTCCTGCAGATCCGCGGCCCCCGCATCGCCGCCGCGATCCTGATCGGCGCCGCCCTGTCGGTCGCCGGCACCGCCTTCCAGGGCCTGTTTCGCAATCCCCTGGTCTCGCCCGACATCCTCGGCGCCTCGTCCGGGGCGGCTCTTGGTGCCGTCCTCGGCATCTGGCTCTCCCTCGGGGTGCTGGCGATCGAGGGCCTCGCCTTCGCGGGCGGGCTCGCGGCGGTGGCCTGCGTCTACGCGCTCGGCGCCGCCCTGTCGGGGCGCGATCCGATCCTGGTGCTGGTGCTCGCCGGCATCGTCATCGGCTCGCTGCTCGGGGCCGGCGTCGGGCTGATCAAGTATCTCGCCGACCCCTACAACCAGTTGCCCGCGATGACCTTCTGGCTGCTGGGCAGCCTGTCGGGCGCGCACCCCTCCGACCTCCTGCCGCTCGCCGGACCGGTGGTCCTCGGCACCGGGCTCCTGCTCGCCTTGCGCTGGCGCCTCGACGTCCTGTCCCTGCCGGACGAGGAGGCGCGCTCGCTCGGCCTCGCCACTGGGGCGCTGCGCGTCGCGGTGGTGGCGGCCGCGACTCTCGTCACCGCGGCGAGCGTCGCCACGGCCGGCATCGTCGGCTGGATCGGGCTGGTGGTGCCCCACCTCGCCCGCTTCCTCGTCGGCCCCGGCTTCGGTCGGCTGATCCCGACGGCGGCGCTGCTGGGCGCCGGCACGCTGCTCACCATCGACACGCTGGCGCGGACGCTCGCCCCGGTCGAGGTGCCGCTCGGCATCCTCACCGCCTTCGTCGGCACGCCGATCTTCCTGTGGCTGCTCGCCCGGGCGGAGCGCGACTGGTCGTGACCCTGCTTCAAGCCGACGCCCTCGCCTTCGGCTATCCCGGCCGGGAGATCGGGCGCGGCCTCTCGCTGCGGGTCGCCCCCGGCGAGGCCCTGGCGCTGCTCGGACCGAACGGCGGCGGCAAGACCACGCTCCTGAAGACCCTGCTCGGGCTGCTGCCGCCCTTACGCGGCACGATCCGGGTCGAGGGCCGGCCGCTCGGCGACCTGACGGCCCGGGAGCGCGCACGGGCGATGGCCTACGTGCCGCAGGCCGGCGCCAGCGCCTTCGCGTTCACGGCCCGCGCCGTGGTGCTGATGGGGCGCACCAGCCGCACCGGCCTGCTCTCCGCCCCCTCGCGCGCCGACCACGCGGCGGCGGAGAGCGCACTCGCCCGGATGGGCATCGCCCACCTCGCCGAGCGGCCGGTGACGCGGCTCTCGGGCGGGGAGCGCCAATTGGTGCTGGTCGCCCGGGCCCTCGCCCAGGAGCCGCGCATCGTGGTTCTCGACGAGCCGACCGCGAGCCTCGATTTCGGCAACCAGGGCCGGGTGATGGCCGAGATCCTGCGCCTGCGCGCCGACGGGCTCGGGCTCCTCTTCACCACCCACGACCCCAACCAGGCGGCCCGCTCCGCCGACCGGGCGCTCCTCCTGCGCGGCGGCGTGGTCCTGGCCGAGGGGCCGGTGGCGCAGGTACTGGACGCCGACGCCCTCGGCCGGCTCTACGATGCGCCTGTCGAGGAGGTGCGGGATGGGCTGAGCGGCGCGCGGGCCTTCCTGCCGGGCGGCTGAGAGCATGCGGGCGAGGAGGTCTGCATCCCGCGCTGCCCCCCGACCGATGGCCGTCCCCGCCGCGCTGGCGTTTCCCGGCGCAGGGGTTACATGACCGGAAGCGAACGAGTGGCGGACAGGAGCGAGACGACGTGGCGATCACCCGGGACGACGTGCTGAAGGCGCTCGCGGGCGTGACGGTCGATGCGGCGGGGACCAGCCTGCCGGCCTCCGGCCGCCTGTCCGAGATCGTCATCGATCCTTCCGGCCGGGTGGTGTTCTCGATCGGCATCGCGCCGCCGGAGGCGAAGGCCTTCGAGGCGGTGCGGCAGGCGGCCGAGATCGCGGTGCTGAAGGTGCCCGGCGTCAAGGCGGCGCTGGCGAGCCTCACCGGCGAGCGCGGACCCGGCGCGGGGTCCGCGCCGCGTCCCGCCGCGCCCGGGCCCCAAGGCGGCGCTCAGGGCGGTCCCCGGCCCGGCCCGGCCCTGCCGGGGGTGCGCCACATCGTGGCGGTGGCCTCGGGCAAGGGCGGCG
This is a stretch of genomic DNA from Methylobacterium sp. 17Sr1-1. It encodes these proteins:
- a CDS encoding iron ABC transporter permease, coding for MSGTAQVVALLGARAARLGGPWLALLALVLAAALAFGVGRYPVSLLDVARVLVGRLAGHAPDVAPAVEAVVLQIRGPRIAAAILIGAALSVAGTAFQGLFRNPLVSPDILGASSGAALGAVLGIWLSLGVLAIEGLAFAGGLAAVACVYALGAALSGRDPILVLVLAGIVIGSLLGAGVGLIKYLADPYNQLPAMTFWLLGSLSGAHPSDLLPLAGPVVLGTGLLLALRWRLDVLSLPDEEARSLGLATGALRVAVVAAATLVTAASVATAGIVGWIGLVVPHLARFLVGPGFGRLIPTAALLGAGTLLTIDTLARTLAPVEVPLGILTAFVGTPIFLWLLARAERDWS
- a CDS encoding ABC transporter ATP-binding protein — translated: MTLLQADALAFGYPGREIGRGLSLRVAPGEALALLGPNGGGKTTLLKTLLGLLPPLRGTIRVEGRPLGDLTARERARAMAYVPQAGASAFAFTARAVVLMGRTSRTGLLSAPSRADHAAAESALARMGIAHLAERPVTRLSGGERQLVLVARALAQEPRIVVLDEPTASLDFGNQGRVMAEILRLRADGLGLLFTTHDPNQAARSADRALLLRGGVVLAEGPVAQVLDADALGRLYDAPVEEVRDGLSGARAFLPGG